The proteins below are encoded in one region of Desulfatiglans anilini DSM 4660:
- a CDS encoding MotA/TolQ/ExbB proton channel family protein, with amino-acid sequence MIDIFLSGGPIMYPLLLCSILSLTVVIEKALFWLREDRRRDQSLVNEVLELCRTGDWEGVRIKTAGSRDYVIRILISGILHREFSMAKAMETSAADEVKRMRRYLGVLDTMITVTPLLGIFGTVLGIIASFEVLGNMGIEEPQAVTGGIAQALITTAAGLGIAIFSVFPYNYFTSRVENAVLTIEKYATSLEIVYEKLTQHCLSEGPGNEQKARVQATANG; translated from the coding sequence ATGATCGACATCTTTTTGAGCGGGGGTCCCATTATGTACCCGCTGCTCTTGTGCTCCATCCTCTCCTTGACGGTGGTCATCGAAAAGGCCCTCTTCTGGCTCAGAGAGGACCGGCGCCGCGATCAGAGCCTGGTCAACGAAGTCCTCGAGCTCTGCCGTACGGGGGATTGGGAGGGCGTCCGGATCAAGACAGCCGGGTCGAGGGATTACGTGATACGAATCCTCATCAGCGGCATCCTCCACCGGGAATTCTCCATGGCCAAGGCGATGGAAACCAGCGCGGCCGACGAGGTCAAGCGCATGCGCCGCTACCTGGGTGTCCTCGACACGATGATCACCGTCACGCCGCTTCTCGGCATCTTCGGGACGGTCCTCGGCATCATCGCCTCCTTCGAGGTCCTCGGGAACATGGGCATCGAGGAGCCCCAGGCGGTGACCGGCGGCATCGCGCAGGCGCTCATCACCACCGCGGCGGGCCTCGGGATCGCGATCTTCAGCGTCTTCCCATACAACTACTTCACCTCCCGCGTCGAAAATGCGGTTCTGACGATCGAGAAATACGCCACCAGCCTGGAGATCGTTTACGAGAAACTCACGCAGCACTGCCTTTCGGAGGGCCCCGGAAATGAGCAAAAGGCGCGGGTGCAGGCGACAGCGAATGGATAG
- a CDS encoding ABC transporter ATP-binding protein: MEPILTLDTVSYRYEDTWAIQGVRLEVGARELVGILGPNGSGKSTLLKIMGGLLKPESGAVLYAGRPVAAFKRRELAQKIAFVAQEHAFRFSFSVLEVVLMGRSPHLKRLQFESERDLEIALQALRTVDAERLAARSIHELSGGEKQRVLIARALAQDPEIILLDEPTAFLDIKYKMEIFELISSLVRDKQVSVVAVTHDIDLAALYCNRLVILENGRLFSAGTPAEVVTSEGISAAYDCRVLVDRNPATGAPRVSLVGRAGRCTGGPACGKAPSTAY, encoded by the coding sequence ATGGAACCGATCCTGACCCTCGACACCGTGAGCTATCGCTATGAGGACACCTGGGCGATCCAGGGGGTCCGCCTGGAGGTCGGGGCCCGTGAACTCGTAGGGATCCTCGGCCCGAACGGATCCGGCAAGAGCACCCTCTTGAAGATCATGGGCGGGCTGCTCAAGCCGGAGAGCGGCGCGGTGCTCTATGCCGGCCGGCCTGTCGCCGCGTTCAAACGCAGGGAACTCGCGCAAAAGATCGCCTTCGTCGCTCAGGAGCATGCCTTCCGTTTTTCATTCAGTGTGCTGGAGGTCGTGCTGATGGGGCGTTCGCCCCACCTCAAACGCCTTCAGTTCGAGAGCGAACGGGATCTCGAGATCGCCCTGCAGGCCCTGCGCACCGTGGATGCCGAACGGCTTGCCGCCCGGTCGATCCACGAGCTGTCGGGGGGCGAGAAGCAGCGCGTTCTGATTGCCAGGGCGCTCGCCCAGGATCCCGAGATCATCCTGCTGGACGAACCGACGGCCTTCCTGGACATCAAATACAAGATGGAGATCTTCGAGCTGATCTCCTCGCTCGTGCGGGACAAACAAGTTAGCGTCGTGGCGGTCACGCACGACATCGACCTGGCCGCCCTGTACTGCAACCGCCTGGTCATTCTCGAAAACGGCCGTCTTTTCAGCGCGGGCACGCCGGCCGAGGTGGTCACCTCCGAGGGCATCAGCGCCGCGTACGACTGCCGCGTGCTGGTGGATAGAAACCCCGCCACGGGGGCTCCGCGCGTGAGCCTGGTCGGCAGGGCGGGGCGCTGCACTGGAGGCCCGGCCTGCGGGAAGGCTCCATCAACAGCGTATTGA